In the Capra hircus breed San Clemente unplaced genomic scaffold, ASM170441v1, whole genome shotgun sequence genome, AGGGTCGCTGTCAGGCACCTGCCGGTACTCCAGGTACCCCTCTCGCACCCACACTTGGGTCAGCAGCTCCCTGGGCTCCCCAAAGACACAGTGCTCCTTCCAAACACACACTCCCATCTTGTTGAGTGCTCTCCAGATCTCCTCCTCAGGGCCGCGATCCCCATTCTGGAGGATCAGGCTGAGGACCACCACCAGGAGGCCGGCCTTGGGCAGGCCCTGCTCACCGCTCTGTATCACATCACAGGTGAGGCCCAGGCAGGGAACCATGATGTAGATGGGCGCAGTTTCTACCTGCCTCACATCTATACCAAAGACCAGCAGAACGCATTCAACCGCTTGGCGGAAGACCACCGGGAAGTGCTCCTGGTTACCTCCGAGGACCGTATGCAGCAATTCGGCATCAGAGGTTGGCTCCTTGGCTCGATACTTGCAGAGCAGGAA is a window encoding:
- the LOC102176950 gene encoding melanoma-associated antigen 8-like encodes the protein MSELRKPKKDLQDPGEAQGPEEAQLLGAERGEAATPSASSRPISLCATEEALPQEALNKMVANMVKFLLCKYRAKEPTSDAELLHTVLGGNQEHFPVVFRQAVECVLLVFGIDVRQVETAPIYIMVPCLGLTCDVIQSGEQGLPKAGLLVVVLSLILQNGDRGPEEEIWRALNKMGVCVWKEHCVFGEPRELLTQVWVREGYLEYRQVPDSDPARFEFLWGPRAFAETSKEKFTEYLLRVNRRAFRSFPFPSAEAVREEKEGS